Proteins found in one Zea mays cultivar B73 chromosome 1, Zm-B73-REFERENCE-NAM-5.0, whole genome shotgun sequence genomic segment:
- the LOC100279482 gene encoding Phospholipase A1-Ibeta2, chloroplastic-like, with protein MSAAVTAPPCHSRPSPLNPSSRATPSPSSNGGKPNAVSTTRRHLANLDRLLVKPPPLPLPAQPRKQPTGVPVPGDGEASPDNRSGHGGLLNALNLSTFLPFTRKAAVDELSPRSLAYMQRLLTLSPRLSPKGSIAGEWRRYHGEGGWEGLLDPLDQNLRRELLRYGDFVQAAYTAFHSMPAAAEASSSSGQQRTLVLPDRTYHPTRSLFASSSLSIPPWAQRRSAPNWLTQRTSFVGYVAVCDNEQEVRRMGRRDVAIVLRGTATCPEWAENLRASLVPLTADDDASAPKVAKGFLSLYKTPGDHAPSLSAAIVEEVKRLMEVYKGEELSITIVGHSLGASLALLAADELSTCLAADTDGTTDHRPPPIAVVSFGGPKTGNRAFAERLQRERGVNVLRVVNAGDVVTRVPAPIAREGYVHAGGAELRLHSSDSPCLRPDAGPACCHDLEAYLHLLDGFAGSGRPFRPDASRSVARLLTYQRPNVKLAYVERARMLGFEQASPRTATANGAAADGQYGYLASPT; from the coding sequence ATGTCCGCCGCGGTGACGGCGCCGCCCTGCCACAGCCGGCCGTCTCCTCTCAACCCCAGCTCGAGGGCCACGCCGTCGCCGAGCAGCAACGGCGGCAAGCCCAACGCGGTCTCCACGACACGGAGGCACCTCGCCAACCTCGACCGCCTCCTCGTCAAGCCGCCACCGCTCCCGCTCCCGGCTCAGCCCAGGAAACAGCCAACCGGGGTACCCGTACCAGGCGACGGGGAGGCCAGCCCCGACAACCGCAGCGGCCACGGTGGGCTCCTCAACGCGCTGAACCTATCCACGTTTCTGCCCTTCACGCGGAAGGCAGCCGTGGACGAGCTGTCCCCGCGCAGCCTGGCGTACATGCAGCGCCTCCTCACGCTCTCCCCGCGGCTGTCGCCCAAGGGCTCCATCGCGGGCGAGTGGCGGAGGTACCACGGCGAGGGCGGCTGGGAGGGCCTCCTCGACCCGCTCGACCAGAACCTGCGCCGCGAGCTCCTTCGCTACGGCGACTTCGTGCAGGCCGCCTACACGGCGTTCCACTCCAtgccggcggcggcggaggcatcCTCCAGCAGCGGTCAGCAACGCACCCTCGTGCTGCCGGACCGCACCTACCACCCGACGCGCAGCCTGTTCGCCTCGTCGTCGCTGTCCATCCCGCCGTGGGCGCAGCGGCGGTCGGCGCCCAACTGGCTCACGCAGCGCACCAGCTTCGTCGGCTACGTCGCCGTCTGCGACAACGAGCAGGAGGTCCGTCGCATGGGCCGACGCGACGTAGCGATCGTGCTACGTGGCACCGCCACGTGCCCCGAGTGGGCCGAGAATCTCCGCGCCAGCCTCGTGCCGCTCACGGCGGACGACGACGCGTCCGCGCCCAAGGTGGCGAAGGGGTTCCTGAGCCTATACAAGACGCCGGGAGACCATGCGCCCAGTCTCTCGGCCGCCATAGTGGAGGAGGTGAAGCGTCTCATGGAGGTGTACAAGGGGGAGGAGCTCAGCATCACCATCGTCGGCCACAGCCTTGGCGCGTCGCTGGCCCTCCTCGCTGCTGACGAGCTCAGCACTTGCCTGGCTGCCGACACAGACGGCACCACAGATCACCGCCCGCCGCCGATCGCGGTGGTCTCCTTCGGTGGCCCCAAGACCGGAAACCGCGCGTTCGCGGAGCGGCTGCAGCGCGAGCGAGGCGTGAACGTCCTGCGGGTGGTGAACGCGGGCGACGTCGTGACGCGCGTACCGGCGCCGATCGCGCGGGAAGGGTATGTGCACGCGGGTGGCGCTGAGCTGAGACTGCACAGCAGCGACTCGCCGTGCCTGCGTCCCGACGCGGGGCCAGCGTGCTGCCACGACTTGGAGGCGTACCTACACCTTCTGGACGGGTTCGCCGGCTCCGGGCGGCCGTTCCGCCCAGACGCGAGCCGCAGCGTGGCGAGGCTGCTGACATACCAGCGGCCCAACGTGAAGCTTGCGTACGTGGAGCGCGCGCGGATGCTCGGGTTCGAGCAGGCTTCGCCCAGGACCGCCACCGCCAacggcgccgccgccgacggccaGTACGGCTACCTGGCCAGCCCGACATGA